Proteins encoded by one window of Acuticoccus sp. MNP-M23:
- a CDS encoding YifB family Mg chelatase-like AAA ATPase encodes MLSRVTTIAFRGIEAVPVAVEVQVAAGAVAFTIVGLGDKAVTESRERVRAALSAIGLALPPRRITVNLAPADLPKAGSHYDLPIALGLMAALGAIPAEAVETCIVLGELGLDGRVVGVSGVLPAAVGANIMGMGLICPADNGPQAAWASADMEILAPRSLAALANHFAGKQILSRPDPKISLPPGRLRDLSDVKGQESAKRVLEIAAAGGHNLLLTGPPGSGKSMLAERLPSILPQLDPETLLESAMIRSVAGQLSDGRLSTFAPYRAPHHSASMAALVGGGPRARPGEISLCHGGILFLDELPEFAPQVLDALREPLETRSATIARAQHRVTYPSRFQLVAAMNPCRCGLAGEPGHSCKRGKSCEADYQARLSGPLLDRIDLSFRVGAVSPADLHAPSGEASEMVASRVAEARERQHDRFRDYAGVKTNADCGPELIETTLGTEPEAIGLLDQVACERRFSARAYHKVLKVARTIADLAANESIQRQHVAEALAYHRTS; translated from the coding sequence GTGCTGAGCCGCGTCACAACCATCGCCTTCCGCGGCATCGAAGCGGTTCCCGTTGCGGTCGAGGTTCAGGTCGCCGCCGGAGCCGTGGCGTTTACCATCGTCGGTCTGGGTGACAAGGCGGTGACGGAAAGCCGGGAGCGGGTGCGCGCGGCGCTGTCGGCCATCGGACTGGCCCTCCCCCCGCGGCGGATCACGGTCAACCTTGCCCCCGCTGATCTTCCCAAGGCTGGCAGCCACTACGATCTGCCGATCGCGCTCGGGCTGATGGCCGCACTCGGCGCCATCCCGGCAGAAGCCGTCGAGACGTGCATCGTACTTGGCGAGCTGGGGCTTGACGGGCGCGTGGTCGGCGTCTCCGGCGTGCTTCCCGCGGCCGTGGGCGCCAATATCATGGGGATGGGGCTCATCTGCCCGGCCGACAACGGACCGCAGGCGGCCTGGGCATCGGCGGACATGGAAATTCTGGCGCCGCGCAGCCTTGCGGCCCTTGCCAACCATTTTGCCGGCAAGCAGATCCTCTCCCGCCCGGACCCGAAGATCAGCCTGCCCCCCGGCCGCCTGCGCGACCTCAGTGACGTGAAGGGCCAGGAAAGCGCAAAGCGCGTCCTCGAAATTGCCGCAGCCGGCGGGCACAATCTTCTGCTCACCGGGCCACCGGGGTCCGGCAAGTCCATGCTGGCCGAACGCCTCCCGTCCATCCTGCCCCAGCTCGATCCCGAAACCCTTCTGGAAAGTGCCATGATCCGCTCGGTGGCAGGCCAGCTTTCGGACGGGCGGCTCAGCACGTTCGCGCCGTACCGCGCGCCGCACCATTCGGCCTCGATGGCGGCCCTTGTGGGGGGTGGTCCCCGAGCACGCCCGGGCGAAATTTCCCTGTGCCATGGCGGCATCCTGTTTCTGGACGAGCTCCCCGAATTTGCGCCGCAGGTGCTGGACGCCTTGCGCGAACCGCTGGAAACCCGCAGCGCAACCATCGCGCGGGCACAGCACCGGGTCACCTACCCCTCGCGCTTCCAGCTGGTCGCGGCAATGAACCCCTGCCGCTGCGGCCTTGCCGGCGAGCCGGGCCACTCATGCAAGCGCGGAAAATCGTGTGAGGCAGATTATCAGGCCCGCCTGTCCGGCCCGCTCCTGGACCGGATCGACCTTTCATTTCGCGTCGGCGCCGTCTCCCCGGCGGACCTTCACGCCCCCTCCGGAGAAGCATCGGAGATGGTGGCGTCCCGCGTGGCAGAGGCGCGCGAAAGGCAGCACGATCGCTTCAGAGATTATGCAGGCGTCAAGACCAACGCCGACTGCGGGCCGGAGCTGATCGAAACCACGCTGGGCACCGAACCCGAGGCAATCGGTCTGCTCGACCAGGTTGCCTGCGAGCGGCGCTTCTCCGCCCGCGCCTATCACAAGGTCCTCAAGGTCGCCCGCACCATTGCAGACCTTGCCGCCAATGAGTCCATTCAGCGCCAGCATGTTGCCGAAGCGCTGGCCTACCACCGGACATCGTAA
- a CDS encoding GNAT family N-acyltransferase codes for MSEEARSEHAISQIGGRAEDRALIVDGRPRRRRRTMAKLRSLSPVVRRFVPRGRNKSTTTGPWFGVQPRLHGKRTEPLDRKTPTFGQLGTLEVRLARTAGEIKRAQQIRYQVFYEELAAQPDPYAMATRRDRDSFDNICDHLLVLDHNVDPRPFRRPRPRIVGTYRLLRQEIAQNHGGFYSKQEFEIDPLFEGHEDKRFLEMGRSCVLKPYRDKRTVELLWHGAWSYVLRHKIDVMFGCASLGGTDLEALAPALSYLHHNHLAPPEWRVRALDDRYVPMDRLKVDDVDARKALRALPPLIKGYLRLGAFVADGAVVDEQFGTTDVMIVLPVSGISHRYINYYGANASRHA; via the coding sequence ATGAGCGAAGAGGCGCGGAGCGAACATGCGATTTCCCAGATCGGCGGACGGGCCGAGGACCGGGCGTTGATCGTCGACGGCCGACCCCGACGCCGCCGGCGGACCATGGCGAAGCTGCGCTCCCTGTCGCCGGTGGTGCGCCGTTTCGTGCCCCGCGGCCGCAACAAGTCCACCACCACCGGGCCCTGGTTCGGCGTGCAGCCGCGTCTGCACGGCAAGCGGACCGAGCCGCTGGACCGCAAGACGCCGACGTTCGGGCAGCTGGGGACGCTGGAAGTCCGCCTTGCCCGCACCGCCGGCGAGATCAAGCGCGCCCAGCAGATCCGCTATCAGGTGTTTTACGAGGAGCTGGCCGCCCAGCCGGATCCGTACGCCATGGCCACCCGGCGGGACCGCGACTCGTTCGACAATATCTGCGACCACCTCCTGGTGCTCGACCACAATGTCGACCCGCGCCCCTTCCGCAGACCGCGTCCGCGCATCGTCGGCACCTATCGGCTCCTGCGGCAGGAAATTGCCCAGAACCACGGCGGCTTCTACTCCAAGCAGGAATTCGAGATCGATCCCCTGTTCGAGGGACACGAGGACAAGCGGTTCCTCGAGATGGGCCGCTCCTGCGTCTTGAAGCCATACCGGGACAAGCGCACGGTTGAGTTGCTCTGGCACGGTGCGTGGTCCTACGTCCTGCGCCACAAGATCGACGTGATGTTCGGGTGCGCGTCGCTGGGCGGGACCGACCTCGAGGCGCTGGCCCCGGCGCTGTCCTATCTCCACCACAACCATCTGGCGCCGCCCGAATGGCGGGTGCGGGCGCTGGACGATCGCTATGTCCCCATGGACCGGTTGAAGGTGGACGATGTCGATGCGCGCAAGGCGCTGCGGGCGCTGCCGCCGCTGATTAAGGGCTATCTGCGCCTCGGGGCCTTTGTGGCCGACGGCGCGGTGGTGGACGAGCAGTTCGGCACCACCGATGTGATGATCGTCCTGCCGGTCTCCGGCATTTCCCACCGCTA